One Vitis vinifera cultivar Pinot Noir 40024 chromosome 8, ASM3070453v1 genomic window carries:
- the LOC100266589 gene encoding uncharacterized protein LOC100266589 — translation MLSLAAVARGPTHAVWLCRLGSALRTVLACSIVGCTTLFGPPPLQRLLAFPAFSYVTAVLIVSDARLGDTLRGCWHVLCATVQVVVPAMLSLWLIGAGQLSTGLAAAVVALSVFVVGLPEWTHLMAKRIAFGQIVIVYVGASIIHEEGAGAFMHLLHVASSTALGALASVLALLLPYPRLASSEVNEIWKSYAENASERLNLFLEAFSAPDNSAALDSISQAKFFSERGDKLLQTIRLVEDGILWERPWTRFFKPHCFDPGDRLQAIEIPLRGMEIALSSFTSLPTAIADDELGDALQRVTLNTSLRLEQAKCSQPLASTTVPNSTGKFLDKPLQALKTISPAHAAPSAFFFLSCMQLLQDGLPSPQNPEPISNIGHKSNTEESRNSKKPVTYSFKMMWSSWNMSLASGRLVFAFKCSLSLGLAVLFGLMYNKENAYWSGLTIAISFATGRQAMFTVANARAQGTAMGSVFGILGCFVFQSSMVIRFLLLLPWIIFASFLMHSRMYGQAGGISAVIGALLILGRKNYGSPSEFAIARITEAFIGLSCFIMVEILLRPRRAATLAKIQLSQSLATLQECIKEMVVCVGQTDSPHFVLPAMREKQNKLKMNVNELNKFIGEAKLEPNFWFLPFQGACYSKLWESLSKVEDLLLFVAHNIDFLLQASQKFEVSWKEIQKNIHSDLELFKETVASSLKYLVKITSIESLTLLEKELQKKIIAHDLELGRPPNAHWVWSTDDEEIEKILASFLQHSEEIINEIHTNKDKEELKSQMVLSLGALGFCMGSLMRETRKIEKGIQELVQWENPSSYIDFSEISCKINALYV, via the exons ATGCTGTCGCTCGCCGCTGTAGCAAGGGGCCCGACCCATGCGGTGTGGCTTTGCCGGCTAGGCTCTGCGCTACGGACAGTCCTCGCATGCTCCATAGTGGGCTGCACCACCCTCTTCGGCCCACCTCCACTCCAGCGCCTGTTAGCCTTCCCGGCATTCTCTTACGTGACGGCCGTGCTGATCGTGTCCGACGCGAGGCTCGGGGACACGTTAAGGGGATGCTGGCACGTGCTGTGCGCCACAGTGCAGGTGGTGGTTCCTGCCATGTTGAGCCTGTGGCTGATCGGAGCGGGGCAGTTGAGCACCGGATTGGCGGCGGCGGTGGTGGCGCTGAGCGTGTTTGTGGTAGGGTTGCCGGAGTGGACACATCTGATGGCGAAGAGGATTGCGTTTGGGCAGATTGTGATCGTGTACGTGGGTGCTTCTATCATTCACGAGGAGGGAGCAGGAGCCTTCATGCACCTCCTCCACGTGGCATCTAGTACGGCACTTGGAGCCTTGGCTTCTGTCCTCGCTCTCTTGTTGCCCTACCCTCGCCTAGCGTCCAGCGAG GTAAATGAAATATGGAAGTCCTACGCAGAAAATGCTTCAGAGAGGTTGAATCTGTTTTTGGAGGCATTCTCCGCCCCAGACAATTCCGCAGCATTAGACTCAATTTCTCAGGCCAAGTTCTTTTCTGAAAGGGGAGACAAGCTTCTTCAAACCATTAGACTCGTGGAG GATGGCATTCTGTGGGAGAGACCTTGGACAAGATTCTTCAAACCCCATTGCTTCGACCCAGGTGATAGATTGCAAGCCATCGAAATACCATTACGAGGGATGGAGATTGCTTTATCTTCTTTCACTTCCTTGCCCACTGCCATTGCTGATGACGAGCTCGGAGATGCTTTACAACGAGTGACTCTGAATACCAGCCTAAGACTTGAGCAAGCTAAATGCTCCCAACCTCTTGCTTCAACAACAGTTCCTAACTCGACGGGAAAGTTTTTAGACAAACCCCTTCAGGCCCTTAAAACCATTTCCCCAGCCCACGCTGCTCCTTCagctttctttttcttgtccTGTATGCAACTCCTCCAAGATGGCTTGCCCTCCCCTCAAAATCCTGAGCCCATATCGAACATAGGTCACAAGTCAAACACCGAAGAATCAAGGAATTCAAAGAAACCAGTTACATACAGCTTCAAAATGATGTGGAGCAGTTGGAACATGAGCCTAGCCAGTGGAAGACTGGTTTTTGCATTCAAATGTTCACTTTCCCTAGGGCTGGCTGTGCTGTTCGGTTTAATgtataacaaagaaaatgcaTATTGGTCTGGACTCACCATTGCCATCAGCTTTGCAACAGGGAGGCAAGCGATGTTCACAGTTGCAAATGCTCGAGCACAGGGTACAGCAATGGGATCAGTCTTTGGAATCTTGGGTTGCTTTGTTTTTCAAAGTTCCATGGTAATTAGGTTTCTACTTCTTCTCCCTTGGATAATTTTCGCTAGTTTTCTAATGCATAGTCGGATGTATGGCCAAGCTGGTGGGATTTCAGCAGTTATAGGTGCACTGTTAATATTGGGTAGGAAGAACTATGGCAGCCCAAGTGAATTTGCAATTGCTAGAATCACAGAGGCTTTCATTGGATTATCTTGTTTCATCATGGTAGAGATTCTCTTACGACCCAGGAGAGCAGCTACTCTGGCAAAAATTCAACTCTCACAAAGCTTGGCCACCCTTCAAGAGTGCATCAAAGAAATGGTCGTGTGTGTAGGTCAGACAGACAGTCCACATTTTGTTCTTCCAGCAATGAGAGAAAAGCAAAACAAGCTGAAAATGAATGTCAATGAATTGAACAAGTTCATTGGAGAGGCCAAGTTGGAGCCCAATTTCTGGTTCTTGCCTTTCCAAGGTGCTTGTTATTCGAAGCTTTGGGAATCTTTATCAAAGGTGGAGGATCTCTTGCTTTTTGTGGCCCACAATATTGATTTCCTCTTACAAGCATCACAGAAATTTGAAGTGTCTTGGAAAGAGATCCAAAAAAATATCCACAGTGATCTAGAACTTTTCAAGGAAACAGTGGCTTCTTCACTCAAATATCTTGTAAAGATCACTTCCATTGAGTCACTTACATTACTTGAGAAGGAACTGCAGAAGAAGATAATTGCCCATGACCTTGAACTGGGGAGACCACCAAATGCACACTGGGTTTGGAGTACAGATGATGAGGAGATAGAAAAAATTCTCGCTTCTTTTCTTCAGCATTCAGAGGAGATAATCAATGAAATCCACACTAACAAAGATAAGGAGGAGCTCAAGAGCCAGATGGTTCTTTCTTTGGGTGCCCTAGGGTTTTGCATGGGTAGTTTGATGAGGGAAACAAGAAAGATTGAGAAAGGGATACAAGAACTAGTTCAATGGGAGAATCCCTCAAGCTACATAGATTTTTCTGAAATTTCCTGTAAGATCAATGCCCTGTATGTATAG
- the LOC100261386 gene encoding uncharacterized protein LOC100261386 isoform X2: MLPWSWKPCAKTTPPGTHVESPSDFGSQDLEDIISNEEEALARLRIRSVPLQGEDCSLIEEGERVLATHKSHFKTLSFDAMVEKALRVRHSTRISCRCTFVIKWLHQDLKGATSIVPSSSIMKLATQSITVHPMVAAFLKPIKTLNCSAAPSFSTVFEDVDCEVDLHKLLEKQIEEISNLADASKKEISEDILFGIKADIKEQMDCSPVAESKITSSHFQVPHEQENHFKRSTRSSSKLRVNMEVKDPLPPDSSIQKELSENRAYLSPLASRAALASIMSNLPQKLEFSIYHEEENGFACAPDNITNKHVTMDLLNGTKPVKDKLSSEIEAAFIPAEIFKSLITTEKGASRRPLLVEASSEIANPKSQNDASPSLSGLIEERELRQPAKESRFTSSAIQKHAVSSTSNAEMKTHAEEIKSVALTNKRLTRSAVHKQEENLAMEVKQRSEVNNSAQDIESNSSEGNVTIPDRKAPKKKKPVSLPPAAQSSPVTEERNKKRKMPSAVETASKTEGKVSRNGGNSESQKSKSTSSKKQELRFSPRLRFLPRTRSANKC; the protein is encoded by the exons ATGCTACCGTGGAGCTGGAAGCCATGCGCAAAGACGACTCCTCCTGGCACCCATGTCGAGTCTCCCTCAG ACTTTGGGAGCCAAGACTTAGAAGACATAATATCAAATGAGGAAGAAGCACTTGCTCGTCTTCGCATTCGCTCAGTTCCTCTTCAAGGTGAGGACTGCTCGCTCATAGAAGAAGGTGAGCGTGTTCTTGCGACCCATAAGTCACATTTTAAGACCCTCTCCTTTGATGCTATGGTGGAAAAG GCACTAAGAGTAAGACACTCGACGAGGATTAGCTGTAGATGTACTTTTGTGATCAAGTGGCTTCACCAAGACCTCAAAGGAGCAACATCAATTGTTCCATCTAGTTCAATAATGAAACTGGCAACACAAAGCATCACTGTCCATCCAATGGTTGCCGCATTCTTGAAACCAATAAAAACCTTGAATTGCTCTGCTGCCCCTTCTTTTTCAACTGTTTTTGAAGATGTGGATTGTGAAGTTGACCTTCATAAATTGCTAGAAAAGCAAATAGAAGAAATCAGCAATTTAGCTGATGCATCCAAGAAGGAAATTTCGGAAGACATCCTTTTTGGGATTAAAG CTGATATAAAGGAACAGATGGATTGCAGCCCAGTTGCTGAATCGAAAATAACCAGTTCACATTTTCAAGTTCCTCATGAGCAGGAGAATCACTTCAAGAGATCTACTCGTTCTTCAAGCAAATTACGAGTGAACATGGAAGTCAAGGATCCACTACCCCCTGATTCATCTATTCAAAAGGAGCTTTCAGAAAACAGGGCTTATCTCAGTCCTCTAGCCTCTCGTGCAGCTCTTGCCTCAATAATGTCAAACCTGCCACAAAAGCTTGAATTCTCAATCTACCATGAGGAAGAAAATGGCTTTGCCTGTGCACCAGACAATATTACTAATAAGCATGTCACTATGGATTTATTAAATGGTACTAAACCAGTGAAGGATAAGCTTTCCTCAGAAATAGAAGCTGCTTTCATACCTGCTGAAATCTTTAAATCActcatcacaacagaaaaggGTGCTTCCAGAAGGCCTCTGCTTGTGGAAGCTTCTTCTGAAATAGCAAACCCAAAGAGCCAAAATGATGCCAGCCCAAGTTTATCAGGCTTGATAGAAGAGAGGGAGTTAAGACAGCCTGCTAAAGAGTCTAGATTTACAAGCTCGGCAATTCAAAAACATGCTGTAAGTTCAACTAGCAATGCTGAGATGAAAACCCATGCTGAAGAAATAAAATCAGTGGCTTTAACTAACAAAAGGTTGACTCGATCAGCAGTTcataaacaagaagaaaatcTAGCCATGGAGGTTAAGCAAAGGTCAGAAGTAAATAATTCAGCTCAAGATATAGAATCAAATTCTTCTGAAGGAAATGTCACAATCCCTGATAGAAAGGcaccaaaaaagaagaaaccaGTATCTTTACCACCTGCTGCTCAGAGTTCACCAGTCACTGAGGAGAGAAACAAGAAGCGAAAGATGCCCAGTGCTGTTGAGACTGCCTCAAAGACTGAAG GCAAAGTTTCAAGAAATGGTGGAAATAGTGAAAGCCAGAAGAGCAAATCAACTTCCTCAAAGAAGCAAGAGCTGCGATTCTCTCCTCGACTTAGATTTCTCCCTCGAACTCGTTCAGCAAACAAGTGTTAG
- the LOC100261386 gene encoding uncharacterized protein LOC100261386 isoform X1, which produces MGTGTGDATVELEAMRKDDSSWHPCRVSLSSTGFGLIVDFGSQDLEDIISNEEEALARLRIRSVPLQGEDCSLIEEGERVLATHKSHFKTLSFDAMVEKALRVRHSTRISCRCTFVIKWLHQDLKGATSIVPSSSIMKLATQSITVHPMVAAFLKPIKTLNCSAAPSFSTVFEDVDCEVDLHKLLEKQIEEISNLADASKKEISEDILFGIKADIKEQMDCSPVAESKITSSHFQVPHEQENHFKRSTRSSSKLRVNMEVKDPLPPDSSIQKELSENRAYLSPLASRAALASIMSNLPQKLEFSIYHEEENGFACAPDNITNKHVTMDLLNGTKPVKDKLSSEIEAAFIPAEIFKSLITTEKGASRRPLLVEASSEIANPKSQNDASPSLSGLIEERELRQPAKESRFTSSAIQKHAVSSTSNAEMKTHAEEIKSVALTNKRLTRSAVHKQEENLAMEVKQRSEVNNSAQDIESNSSEGNVTIPDRKAPKKKKPVSLPPAAQSSPVTEERNKKRKMPSAVETASKTEGKVSRNGGNSESQKSKSTSSKKQELRFSPRLRFLPRTRSANKC; this is translated from the exons ATGGGCACGGGCACTGGTGATGCTACCGTGGAGCTGGAAGCCATGCGCAAAGACGACTCCTCCTGGCACCCATGTCGAGTCTCCCTCAG CTCCACTGGATTTGGCCTTATTGTAGACTTTGGGAGCCAAGACTTAGAAGACATAATATCAAATGAGGAAGAAGCACTTGCTCGTCTTCGCATTCGCTCAGTTCCTCTTCAAGGTGAGGACTGCTCGCTCATAGAAGAAGGTGAGCGTGTTCTTGCGACCCATAAGTCACATTTTAAGACCCTCTCCTTTGATGCTATGGTGGAAAAG GCACTAAGAGTAAGACACTCGACGAGGATTAGCTGTAGATGTACTTTTGTGATCAAGTGGCTTCACCAAGACCTCAAAGGAGCAACATCAATTGTTCCATCTAGTTCAATAATGAAACTGGCAACACAAAGCATCACTGTCCATCCAATGGTTGCCGCATTCTTGAAACCAATAAAAACCTTGAATTGCTCTGCTGCCCCTTCTTTTTCAACTGTTTTTGAAGATGTGGATTGTGAAGTTGACCTTCATAAATTGCTAGAAAAGCAAATAGAAGAAATCAGCAATTTAGCTGATGCATCCAAGAAGGAAATTTCGGAAGACATCCTTTTTGGGATTAAAG CTGATATAAAGGAACAGATGGATTGCAGCCCAGTTGCTGAATCGAAAATAACCAGTTCACATTTTCAAGTTCCTCATGAGCAGGAGAATCACTTCAAGAGATCTACTCGTTCTTCAAGCAAATTACGAGTGAACATGGAAGTCAAGGATCCACTACCCCCTGATTCATCTATTCAAAAGGAGCTTTCAGAAAACAGGGCTTATCTCAGTCCTCTAGCCTCTCGTGCAGCTCTTGCCTCAATAATGTCAAACCTGCCACAAAAGCTTGAATTCTCAATCTACCATGAGGAAGAAAATGGCTTTGCCTGTGCACCAGACAATATTACTAATAAGCATGTCACTATGGATTTATTAAATGGTACTAAACCAGTGAAGGATAAGCTTTCCTCAGAAATAGAAGCTGCTTTCATACCTGCTGAAATCTTTAAATCActcatcacaacagaaaaggGTGCTTCCAGAAGGCCTCTGCTTGTGGAAGCTTCTTCTGAAATAGCAAACCCAAAGAGCCAAAATGATGCCAGCCCAAGTTTATCAGGCTTGATAGAAGAGAGGGAGTTAAGACAGCCTGCTAAAGAGTCTAGATTTACAAGCTCGGCAATTCAAAAACATGCTGTAAGTTCAACTAGCAATGCTGAGATGAAAACCCATGCTGAAGAAATAAAATCAGTGGCTTTAACTAACAAAAGGTTGACTCGATCAGCAGTTcataaacaagaagaaaatcTAGCCATGGAGGTTAAGCAAAGGTCAGAAGTAAATAATTCAGCTCAAGATATAGAATCAAATTCTTCTGAAGGAAATGTCACAATCCCTGATAGAAAGGcaccaaaaaagaagaaaccaGTATCTTTACCACCTGCTGCTCAGAGTTCACCAGTCACTGAGGAGAGAAACAAGAAGCGAAAGATGCCCAGTGCTGTTGAGACTGCCTCAAAGACTGAAG GCAAAGTTTCAAGAAATGGTGGAAATAGTGAAAGCCAGAAGAGCAAATCAACTTCCTCAAAGAAGCAAGAGCTGCGATTCTCTCCTCGACTTAGATTTCTCCCTCGAACTCGTTCAGCAAACAAGTGTTAG